The proteins below are encoded in one region of Paenibacillus albus:
- a CDS encoding TolB family protein, with protein MMRLKEPRKEEGRNVTSILETIDVRSGERSILAEFDYLIEAPNWTSDGKYLIYNSLGRLYSFDLGTGESKLIESGFAIHCNNDHVLSPDNSQVAVSHHTHEDGQSRIYIFPLQGGNPVLITPMAPSYLHGWSPDGTTLAYCADRDGEYDIYTIPVNGGIETQLTFTAGLNDGPEYSPDGQHIWFNSVRTGLMQVWRMNADGSEQTQMTSDESNSWFPHISPDGESVAYITYRKGDVAPGDHPPNKEVEIRIMPGIGGEFRTLAKLFGGQGTINVNSWSPDSSRLAFVSYRMKD; from the coding sequence ATGATGCGGTTAAAAGAGCCCCGTAAAGAAGAAGGAAGAAACGTAACCAGTATTCTGGAAACCATCGATGTGCGAAGCGGGGAACGCAGCATCTTGGCTGAGTTCGATTATCTGATTGAAGCGCCGAATTGGACGAGCGACGGCAAGTATCTGATCTATAACAGCTTGGGACGCCTTTATTCCTTTGACCTCGGTACAGGGGAAAGTAAGCTTATCGAATCGGGTTTCGCCATCCATTGTAATAATGACCATGTGCTTTCACCGGATAATTCACAGGTTGCCGTTAGCCATCATACCCACGAGGATGGCCAATCTCGCATTTATATTTTTCCTTTGCAAGGAGGAAATCCGGTGCTGATTACGCCGATGGCACCTAGCTATCTCCATGGCTGGTCACCGGACGGAACGACGCTGGCCTACTGCGCCGACCGGGACGGGGAATACGATATATACACCATACCTGTAAACGGAGGCATCGAAACGCAGCTAACGTTTACCGCCGGACTGAATGATGGGCCCGAATATTCACCGGACGGTCAACACATTTGGTTCAATTCCGTACGCACAGGTCTTATGCAGGTTTGGCGCATGAATGCCGACGGCAGCGAGCAGACCCAGATGACATCTGATGAAAGCAACAGCTGGTTTCCGCATATCTCTCCTGATGGAGAATCAGTAGCTTACATTACTTACCGCAAGGGCGATGTCGCTCCCGGTGATCATCCCCCAAACAAGGAAGTAGAAATTCGCATCATGCCTGGCATAGGCGGCGAATTCCGTACACTTGCTAAGCTGTTCGGAGGACAAGGAACCATTAATGTAAATTCCTGGTCTCCCGACAGCAGCCGATTAGCATTCGTTAGCTATAGAATGAAGGACTAG
- a CDS encoding efflux RND transporter periplasmic adaptor subunit — protein sequence MVRKASSVYKARALALGVLLIASFASTGCSLLPQEQAPLKPPLVKPAQAEVRTIEAKNGSIEKQVAGSATFVPTKIEYYQLAEAGVIHSVDVRAGSAVKKGDALVTLENNGSDIELLQSQIEYERKKKALNDAAKSGDAESTHIAKLDFELAELLYNKAKSKADSSVIRAKTDGVVSYSTDLQPGDHFDAERVLAAVAQPNDMRLALEVSANPALADIKIGMEADLTYKNKTYKGKVTQTPASAPETADERLRDEYGKTVYIELAKLPEGASFGAHAEAKIVAARRDNVIVLPKSAIRAYFGRTFVQVLEGERRKEIDIETGLTTATEYEIVKGIQEGMKIILP from the coding sequence TTGGTTCGGAAAGCATCAAGCGTGTATAAAGCCAGGGCGCTTGCGCTCGGCGTGCTGCTCATCGCAAGCTTTGCATCGACAGGCTGCAGCCTGCTGCCTCAGGAGCAGGCGCCATTAAAGCCGCCGCTCGTCAAACCGGCGCAGGCCGAGGTTCGGACGATTGAGGCCAAGAACGGAAGCATCGAGAAGCAGGTTGCGGGCTCCGCAACTTTCGTGCCAACCAAGATCGAATACTACCAGCTGGCCGAAGCCGGTGTCATCCATTCGGTAGATGTCAGAGCAGGCAGCGCCGTGAAGAAAGGCGATGCGCTCGTAACCCTTGAGAATAACGGGTCCGACATCGAACTGCTGCAGAGCCAAATCGAATACGAACGCAAGAAGAAGGCGCTGAACGATGCAGCCAAGAGCGGAGACGCAGAGAGCACGCATATCGCGAAGCTGGATTTCGAGCTTGCCGAGCTGCTGTACAACAAGGCGAAGTCGAAGGCTGACAGCAGCGTCATACGTGCCAAGACGGACGGCGTCGTATCCTATTCGACTGACCTGCAGCCCGGCGATCATTTTGACGCGGAGCGGGTGTTGGCGGCGGTTGCGCAGCCAAACGATATGCGATTGGCACTCGAAGTGTCTGCCAATCCAGCGCTGGCAGATATTAAGATCGGAATGGAAGCAGACCTCACGTATAAGAACAAAACGTATAAAGGCAAGGTGACACAGACACCAGCTTCCGCACCGGAAACGGCTGACGAACGGCTGCGCGACGAATACGGCAAGACCGTCTACATCGAGCTAGCCAAGCTGCCCGAAGGCGCTTCGTTCGGCGCGCATGCGGAAGCGAAGATCGTAGCAGCCCGCCGCGATAACGTCATCGTGCTTCCGAAGAGCGCGATCCGCGCGTATTTTGGCCGTACTTTCGTTCAGGTGCTGGAAGGAGAGCGGCGCAAGGAGATCGATATCGAGACCGGTCTCACAACCGCGACGGAATACGAGATCGTGAAAGGCATTCAGGAAGGAATGAAGATCATACTTCCGTAA
- a CDS encoding ABC transporter ATP-binding protein gives MNNNAMGSAFRGSVLLLYRIFRYIPVLTLIWLSIPILLGALVVTGYSAERQLIDVFMSNHSTPAWGGLLKSAWPFLLLFTGTAVLRSLLNALQNVTDTKLRDQASRSIQSEVHARAAAVPLERLDQPEYYDKLNRAESVAGGDLFGVLQNLITVVRYLCELIGCLTVTTLCHPLLAVILAIAFTVSFAIRLESDLVKRRLNRDLTRSGREADYLSGMLRRSETVRDMRITGSMSYLIAKWGSVMQSSLGLRMNANRREIRRGMIVSTIQIIGIVAAMVWMVLRMKAGGLSAGSFVVVFQAIRQAYGLSGRMAFPVGKVYIQSAKMIDLVQFLKERPASGSELRSNKPVTLPKTGHIGQIKFEHVSYHYPGHDKTILQDIHLTLTPGETVALVGENGAGKSTLVKLLLGLYAPTTGRITWDGVDLQELDPVSLRRAMSAVFQDFVRYETTLRDNVGFGLPEDMISDERIRTAMQSSRTEAIERQPDGLDLRVGLLAEGGRELSGGQWQRLAISRAALRDAQLLVLDEPTSALDPHHETELYHTFRQLAKDRTVLFVSHRLGWARYADHIVVLREGQIVEEGTHMKLMAANGEYAAMFRAQAEWYQEEAGAS, from the coding sequence ATGAATAATAATGCAATGGGCTCTGCCTTTCGTGGTTCCGTCCTGCTCCTTTACCGGATCTTTCGGTATATCCCGGTATTAACCCTCATCTGGCTTAGCATACCAATCCTGCTTGGCGCACTTGTTGTCACCGGATATTCGGCAGAGCGGCAGCTGATTGATGTATTCATGAGCAATCATTCCACCCCGGCATGGGGAGGACTGCTCAAGAGCGCGTGGCCGTTTCTGCTCCTTTTCACTGGTACTGCGGTCTTGCGAAGCTTGCTAAACGCACTTCAGAACGTAACGGATACTAAACTTCGCGACCAAGCCTCCCGCTCGATTCAATCCGAGGTTCATGCCAGGGCTGCGGCGGTTCCGCTTGAGCGGCTGGATCAACCCGAATATTATGACAAGCTGAATCGTGCGGAGAGTGTGGCAGGAGGGGATCTGTTCGGCGTTTTGCAAAATTTGATCACAGTCGTTCGGTACCTTTGCGAGCTCATCGGGTGCTTAACCGTCACAACGCTCTGTCATCCGCTGCTGGCTGTCATATTGGCCATTGCATTCACGGTATCATTCGCGATTCGTCTTGAATCGGACCTTGTCAAACGCAGACTGAATCGTGATTTAACAAGATCCGGCAGGGAGGCCGATTACTTAAGCGGGATGTTGAGAAGGTCAGAGACGGTGAGAGACATGCGAATTACGGGTTCCATGTCGTACTTGATTGCGAAATGGGGCTCTGTCATGCAGAGCTCGCTCGGGCTTCGAATGAACGCGAACAGAAGGGAAATTCGTAGAGGCATGATCGTAAGCACGATCCAGATCATTGGCATCGTCGCAGCCATGGTGTGGATGGTACTGCGGATGAAAGCCGGCGGATTGTCGGCGGGTTCATTCGTTGTCGTGTTCCAAGCGATCCGTCAGGCATATGGCCTATCTGGAAGGATGGCCTTCCCCGTCGGCAAAGTGTACATTCAGAGTGCCAAAATGATCGACCTAGTTCAATTCCTTAAAGAACGGCCGGCATCGGGCAGCGAGTTAAGATCGAACAAGCCAGTGACGCTGCCGAAGACTGGCCACATCGGTCAGATCAAATTCGAGCATGTATCCTACCACTATCCCGGCCATGACAAAACGATTCTCCAAGACATCCACTTGACGCTGACGCCGGGAGAAACCGTAGCTTTGGTTGGCGAGAATGGAGCCGGAAAATCCACGCTGGTCAAGCTGCTTCTTGGGTTGTACGCTCCGACAACTGGGCGAATAACATGGGACGGCGTCGATCTGCAGGAGCTCGACCCCGTATCGCTTCGCAGAGCCATGTCGGCGGTGTTTCAAGACTTCGTCCGTTATGAGACAACCCTGCGTGATAACGTCGGCTTCGGATTGCCTGAGGACATGATCTCTGATGAGCGTATCCGAACGGCGATGCAATCGAGTCGGACGGAAGCGATCGAACGGCAGCCAGACGGATTGGATCTACGCGTTGGCTTGCTTGCCGAAGGTGGACGGGAGCTTAGCGGTGGACAATGGCAGCGGCTGGCGATTAGCCGTGCAGCGCTGCGCGATGCTCAGCTGCTCGTGCTCGATGAACCAACCTCCGCGCTTGATCCGCACCACGAGACTGAGCTATACCATACGTTTAGGCAATTGGCGAAAGACCGAACCGTGCTATTCGTCTCCCATAGGCTAGGCTGGGCAAGGTATGCGGACCATATTGTCGTCTTGCGGGAGGGTCAAATTGTAGAAGAAGGGACTCACATGAAGCTGATGGCGGCCAATGGGGAATACGCAGCGATGTTTCGCGCTCAGGCGGAATGGTACCAGGAAGAGGCCGGTGCATCTTAA
- a CDS encoding LacI family DNA-binding transcriptional regulator, with protein MRAKVRIQEIADLAGVSKFAVSRALSGKSGVSAQTREKILRVAGQLGYFKNNEQQQQQQRLTGELQEFEEVKWDGTIVVMFPNLRYQNREHIYWGPVFEGVSSRLRQRGLDIITITEPSDDNVFKLLNPEAIQGIITIGTVSTQILLKIKQMDIPVVMVDHSDPVFACDTIFTDNFNSMQQMMMKLISKGYRKFQFVGNIKDAQSYFDRWLAFRSTLESCQIELHQDPMLIGPEAQDIFLLFKQYRPVDLPEVFVCAHDVNARFFIEHLGYLGIEVPAQCAVTGFDNTNDTHPILATVNVNKELLGMRAVDQMLWRIQNPRTAHEKKLIYADVILRENYAYLLNGEAEREEANVEIQ; from the coding sequence ATGAGAGCAAAGGTAAGAATTCAAGAAATCGCTGATTTAGCAGGTGTATCCAAGTTCGCTGTTTCTCGAGCATTGTCTGGTAAGAGTGGAGTGAGCGCCCAAACGCGGGAGAAAATCCTGCGCGTCGCCGGCCAGCTGGGTTACTTTAAAAACAACGAACAGCAACAGCAGCAGCAGCGCTTAACAGGTGAGCTTCAAGAGTTCGAAGAGGTGAAGTGGGACGGCACGATTGTGGTCATGTTTCCGAACCTGCGGTATCAGAACCGGGAGCATATCTATTGGGGGCCCGTATTTGAAGGCGTGTCCTCGCGTCTTCGCCAGCGCGGGCTCGACATTATTACCATCACGGAGCCTTCCGACGATAACGTGTTTAAGCTGCTCAATCCGGAGGCGATTCAGGGCATCATTACGATCGGAACCGTCTCCACGCAAATTTTGCTCAAAATCAAGCAGATGGACATTCCGGTCGTTATGGTCGATCATAGCGATCCCGTCTTTGCGTGCGACACGATCTTCACGGATAATTTCAACAGCATGCAGCAGATGATGATGAAGCTGATCAGCAAAGGATACCGCAAATTTCAGTTCGTCGGAAACATCAAGGATGCCCAGAGCTACTTTGACCGTTGGCTTGCTTTCCGATCCACGCTCGAGAGCTGTCAGATCGAGCTGCATCAGGATCCTATGCTGATTGGACCGGAAGCGCAGGATATCTTTCTCTTGTTCAAGCAATATCGGCCGGTTGACCTGCCGGAAGTCTTCGTATGCGCTCATGATGTCAATGCGCGGTTCTTCATCGAGCATTTGGGCTATCTAGGGATCGAGGTGCCTGCGCAATGCGCGGTAACCGGCTTCGACAACACCAACGATACCCATCCGATTCTCGCGACTGTGAACGTGAATAAGGAGCTGCTCGGCATGCGTGCAGTGGATCAAATGCTATGGCGCATTCAGAACCCAAGGACGGCGCATGAGAAAAAACTGATTTATGCGGATGTTATTCTGCGGGAGAACTACGCTTACTTGTTGAATGGAGAAGCTGAGCGAGAAGAAGCTAACGTGGAAATACAGTAG
- a CDS encoding ABC transporter permease: MSVLIMLLRKMARNYWLVICLFSGMLLCIALTSSMPIYKNAVLHHMLVQDLERSYEQTGDHPGMIAAQFTMQTDNAKVQASVMNRFDAYWSTHIAGSPLLHVTEDQRMVETVRFGLTPADPTRVDPKVKRSAKLAMRSGIEEHVRIIDGRLPLKTKANGVYEVMVTDSALGQLGMLLGQEYDIKDPKVKNQEIRIKPVAVIVEKDLNDPFWGMQNLKNDQNTFFLPDQLFEQDFVAKHPIIIGKLGGVAIGDYSQFDLNTAAYVLQLKTNLAPDMMGAYNYSVSSSISVPGSEAMTAYSDREKTLRTLLWSLNVPLFILITFYFYMVTSMLVERQQSEISVLRSRGASRFHLVLMYAAEFGLLAIAAFAIGPWLGVTFTRILGSTSTFLNFVDRGTMKVQMDAESWKYAAGAVVAAWVLNLIPVFIATKNSIVDQKRAKAREGKRPIWQLFGVDIVLIAVALYGHYMFRQRMSDLVKLGLDGKSLSADPLLYTIPTLFILGFGLLMIRLYPLFVALFYRMGRKLWAPQYYTTLLLVIRRNRIYHGLMLFLILTVGTGIYNANIARTLNVNMEDQIWYAAGSDIVLRQHWENDAPSASSPTPQATQPVQSAPPPDIVHYLEPPFELIESLPGIDTAAKVFTKEEGEAWLGTKSGKVKLVGIDTDAFGNAAWMKDGLTPYPFYEYLNVIASDTHAVLLSQTAADYYGAKVGDTLDVGWEGIRPTRLVVYGIVPYFPAFNPNPVAGSKEGDGKPQNPMLIVGHLDTIQNELGMEPYDVWLKLKPGTNRQTLLDEMDKRQIKLEKFDDTIGQIAESRMDPFRMAINGVMTLGFIISLAISFLGFMLFWLLSLQGRMLQFGIYRAMGISFKQLLGMMTLEQLLTTGAGFFIGIATGFAAGQIYVPLFQLSFDPGRIVPPFQVISDHKDVFRLGISTCFMLAAALVILTWLLKRMNIHQAVKLGED; encoded by the coding sequence ATGTCCGTTCTCATCATGCTTCTGCGAAAGATGGCCAGAAACTATTGGCTCGTCATCTGCTTGTTCAGCGGCATGCTGTTATGCATCGCGCTGACGTCAAGCATGCCCATCTATAAAAATGCCGTACTCCATCATATGCTCGTGCAGGACTTGGAGCGGAGCTACGAACAGACCGGGGATCACCCGGGCATGATCGCCGCACAGTTCACCATGCAGACTGACAACGCCAAAGTGCAGGCGAGCGTAATGAACCGGTTCGACGCTTATTGGTCCACGCATATCGCGGGGAGCCCGCTGCTGCATGTAACGGAGGATCAGCGGATGGTCGAGACGGTTCGATTCGGCCTTACTCCGGCCGATCCAACGCGAGTGGATCCGAAAGTGAAACGCAGCGCCAAGCTGGCTATGCGCTCCGGCATCGAAGAGCATGTACGGATAATCGACGGCCGGCTTCCATTGAAGACGAAGGCAAACGGCGTCTATGAGGTCATGGTCACGGACAGCGCGCTTGGACAGCTCGGCATGCTGCTCGGGCAGGAATACGACATCAAGGATCCGAAAGTGAAGAATCAAGAGATCCGCATCAAGCCGGTCGCCGTCATCGTGGAGAAGGATCTGAACGATCCGTTCTGGGGCATGCAGAACTTGAAGAACGACCAGAACACGTTCTTCCTGCCTGATCAGCTGTTCGAGCAGGATTTCGTCGCGAAGCATCCGATCATCATCGGCAAGCTCGGCGGAGTTGCAATCGGGGATTACTCCCAATTTGACCTTAATACAGCCGCCTACGTCCTGCAGCTGAAGACGAACCTGGCCCCGGACATGATGGGAGCTTACAATTATTCGGTCAGCTCTTCCATATCCGTGCCTGGCAGCGAGGCGATGACGGCGTACAGCGACCGGGAGAAGACACTGCGCACGCTGCTCTGGTCGCTTAACGTACCGCTGTTTATCCTCATCACATTCTACTTCTATATGGTGACGAGCATGCTCGTCGAGCGCCAGCAATCGGAAATCTCCGTGCTTCGCAGCCGCGGCGCGTCACGATTCCACCTCGTCTTGATGTATGCAGCCGAATTCGGACTGCTTGCCATAGCGGCATTCGCCATCGGTCCTTGGCTCGGAGTCACATTCACGCGCATACTCGGATCGACGAGCACGTTCCTGAACTTCGTCGATCGCGGAACAATGAAGGTGCAAATGGATGCAGAGAGCTGGAAATACGCCGCAGGCGCGGTGGTCGCCGCTTGGGTGCTCAACCTGATTCCGGTCTTCATCGCGACGAAGAATTCGATCGTAGACCAGAAGAGAGCGAAGGCGCGCGAGGGAAAACGCCCGATCTGGCAGCTCTTCGGCGTTGACATCGTGCTGATTGCCGTAGCGCTGTATGGGCATTACATGTTCCGTCAGCGGATGTCGGATCTCGTTAAGCTGGGGCTCGACGGTAAATCTCTTTCCGCCGATCCGCTGCTCTATACGATTCCTACGCTGTTCATTCTCGGCTTCGGCCTTCTGATGATTCGGCTGTATCCTCTGTTCGTAGCACTCTTCTACCGGATGGGGCGCAAGCTCTGGGCGCCGCAATATTACACGACGCTGCTGCTGGTCATTCGCAGAAACCGCATCTATCACGGACTTATGCTGTTTCTGATTCTGACCGTCGGCACGGGCATCTATAATGCCAACATAGCCCGTACGCTGAACGTGAATATGGAAGACCAAATCTGGTATGCCGCCGGCAGCGATATCGTACTTCGCCAGCACTGGGAGAACGATGCACCGTCTGCCAGCTCACCAACTCCGCAGGCGACTCAGCCTGTGCAATCGGCGCCGCCGCCTGATATCGTTCACTATTTGGAGCCGCCGTTTGAATTGATCGAATCGCTGCCAGGTATCGATACGGCCGCAAAGGTGTTTACGAAGGAAGAAGGGGAAGCCTGGCTGGGCACGAAGAGCGGCAAGGTCAAGCTGGTGGGCATCGATACGGACGCCTTCGGCAATGCCGCTTGGATGAAGGACGGTCTAACGCCATACCCGTTCTATGAATATCTGAATGTCATCGCCTCGGATACACATGCCGTACTATTGTCGCAAACCGCGGCCGATTATTACGGCGCCAAAGTCGGCGATACGCTGGATGTCGGCTGGGAGGGGATTCGTCCGACGCGCCTTGTCGTCTATGGCATCGTGCCGTATTTTCCGGCATTCAATCCGAACCCGGTCGCTGGGTCTAAGGAAGGCGACGGTAAACCTCAGAATCCGATGCTGATTGTAGGCCACTTGGATACGATACAGAACGAGCTCGGGATGGAGCCATACGACGTCTGGCTGAAGCTGAAGCCCGGCACGAATCGGCAAACGCTGCTTGACGAAATGGATAAACGGCAGATTAAGCTCGAGAAGTTCGATGATACGATCGGCCAAATCGCCGAGAGCCGCATGGACCCATTCCGCATGGCGATCAACGGTGTCATGACGTTAGGTTTCATTATTTCCCTCGCGATCAGCTTCCTCGGCTTCATGCTCTTCTGGCTGCTCTCGCTCCAGGGACGCATGCTGCAGTTCGGCATTTACCGAGCGATGGGAATCTCCTTCAAACAGCTTCTCGGCATGATGACGCTGGAGCAGCTGCTGACGACGGGGGCTGGCTTCTTCATCGGCATTGCGACCGGATTCGCCGCAGGGCAGATTTATGTGCCATTGTTCCAGCTTTCCTTCGATCCAGGCCGGATCGTCCCGCCGTTCCAAGTCATTTCCGATCATAAGGACGTCTTCAGGCTCGGCATCTCGACCTGTTTCATGCTTGCCGCCGCGCTTGTCATTCTGACCTGGCTGCTAAAGCGGATGAATATTCACCAAGCAGTCAAGCTCGGGGAGGATTAG
- a CDS encoding ABC transporter ATP-binding protein → MPLDEGGLVLRGLEALRSPILDVRNVTRVFGRGETQVFALRGATLTVDTGSLIALKGRSGSGKTTLLNIMGALDAPNEGSIFYGDRDGSRMSEQQKNEMRKQEIGLIFQSFALVPYLSAFENVDLGLRIAGVQASDRRRLAEEALAFVGLTPRMHHRPQEMSGGEQQRTAIARAIAHKPKLILADEPTAELDSRMGKQIIEVFRELVGTLGVSVVLTTHDPHIMDLVDQVHVLEDGRIGSESIKRV, encoded by the coding sequence ATGCCGCTTGATGAAGGGGGATTGGTTTTGCGTGGATTAGAGGCTCTAAGGTCTCCGATATTGGATGTCCGAAACGTAACCCGCGTTTTTGGAAGAGGGGAAACGCAAGTATTTGCATTAAGAGGCGCTACGCTCACTGTCGACACAGGATCACTAATTGCGTTGAAGGGCCGATCCGGTTCAGGTAAGACGACTTTGCTTAATATTATGGGCGCACTGGATGCTCCGAACGAAGGCTCAATCTTCTACGGTGACAGAGACGGAAGCCGAATGAGCGAACAACAGAAAAACGAGATGAGAAAACAAGAAATCGGATTGATTTTTCAATCGTTTGCTTTGGTGCCGTACTTGAGCGCCTTTGAGAACGTCGATCTAGGACTTCGAATTGCAGGCGTACAGGCTTCCGACCGCCGAAGGCTAGCCGAGGAAGCGCTTGCCTTCGTTGGACTGACTCCGCGTATGCACCATCGTCCGCAGGAAATGTCAGGCGGCGAGCAGCAGCGGACGGCGATTGCCAGAGCTATCGCGCACAAGCCAAAGCTGATCTTGGCGGATGAGCCGACAGCCGAACTTGATTCCCGAATGGGCAAACAAATCATTGAAGTATTCCGTGAACTGGTAGGCACCTTAGGCGTAAGCGTCGTGCTCACAACCCACGACCCGCACATCATGGATCTTGTCGATCAGGTTCATGTACTGGAGGATGGACGAATTGGTTCGGAAAGCATCAAGCGTGTATAA
- a CDS encoding ATP-binding cassette domain-containing protein: MITCENLVKIYKTAEVEVVALQGLNLQLNEGEMVAVIGNSGSGKSTLLNMLGGLDRPSAGRLTIAGKDMLKLTDKEQNVYKRETVGFIWQNKSRNLVPYLTARENVEIPMLLHDRKKKRLRAIELLEAVGLGSRTGHKLQQLSGGEQQRVAIAIALANRPKLLLADEPTGALDTQTSDQIMALLRKLNREMGLTIVIVTHDLDLAKQVQRVVLIRDGRTSSEMILRTDEREAEDASGEETELDTHIEYAVMDRSGRIQVPERYLEAVGAKDADKVLLRLEEDHIVLRPIAQAGKTGG; the protein is encoded by the coding sequence TTGATTACATGCGAAAATCTAGTTAAAATCTATAAAACTGCCGAAGTCGAGGTTGTTGCGCTGCAAGGTTTGAATCTGCAGCTGAACGAAGGCGAAATGGTTGCTGTCATCGGTAATTCGGGCAGCGGCAAATCCACGCTGCTGAACATGCTGGGCGGCTTGGACCGCCCTTCTGCAGGCCGATTAACGATCGCCGGCAAGGATATGCTGAAGCTGACAGATAAGGAGCAGAACGTCTATAAACGCGAAACCGTCGGGTTTATTTGGCAAAATAAATCGCGAAATCTCGTACCCTACTTGACCGCGAGAGAGAATGTCGAAATTCCGATGCTGCTGCATGATCGGAAGAAGAAACGACTCCGAGCGATTGAGCTGCTCGAGGCGGTCGGACTCGGTTCGCGCACCGGCCACAAGCTTCAGCAGCTCTCGGGCGGCGAACAGCAGCGCGTGGCCATCGCTATCGCGCTCGCCAACCGACCGAAGCTGCTGCTTGCCGATGAGCCGACTGGCGCACTGGATACGCAGACGTCCGACCAAATCATGGCGCTGCTTCGCAAACTGAATAGGGAGATGGGATTGACCATCGTTATCGTGACGCATGATTTGGATCTGGCCAAGCAGGTGCAGCGAGTCGTGCTCATCAGGGATGGACGGACATCTTCAGAGATGATCCTGCGAACGGACGAGCGCGAGGCGGAGGACGCCTCAGGCGAAGAGACGGAGCTCGACACCCATATTGAATATGCCGTTATGGATCGTTCTGGTCGCATTCAAGTGCCTGAGCGTTATTTGGAGGCAGTAGGCGCCAAAGACGCGGACAAGGTTCTGCTGCGGCTGGAAGAGGATCATATCGTTTTGCGGCCAATTGCGCAGGCGGGCAAAACGGGGGGCTGA
- a CDS encoding ATP-binding cassette domain-containing protein, whose product MAMTRLMEIGTHEEQRLLMHHNASLPLAIIESPTAKNQYERAAKVSFSDIYSTGIQLMQTSLLSITLIAMILLFGQWIPALVVVAVASLLWHATGKSAESIERTDRSQTGNRRLLRHYADLMTKREAAKELRLFGLQPLLASRWVQLHQQQSRETLLTASKSEVRKLGPSLLMALLSGLLIALLVLIPHEPELSAGGFSLLFMAFTMLQSQLTSLISQGASMRTMYMRWEDYNAYMKQVGIHDIRVTSSESPAQESSSLVAASASVNELDLRVQQLSFAYPGSEKLAVNDVSFNIPSGCRAALVGHNGSGKSTLVKVLTGLYALSGGDVVWQHSDGNRSPRAERDHMSAVFQDFTKLAITLRENVAISELSELNNDSKLSSTLQAVGSNFTDLDEQIGAAFGGMEPSGGEWQRIVTARALLRNAKFVFFDEPTAALDPAAEKQAFELFLQVTQGRSALMVTHRLGAARLADLILVMKDGVLVESGSHDELMQLEGEYYQMFELQASWYR is encoded by the coding sequence ATGGCCATGACAAGGCTGATGGAGATCGGCACGCATGAAGAACAGCGGCTGCTGATGCACCATAATGCCAGCCTCCCACTTGCGATTATTGAATCACCGACAGCTAAAAACCAGTACGAACGCGCCGCCAAAGTGTCTTTCTCCGACATTTACAGCACGGGGATACAGCTCATGCAGACATCACTCCTATCCATAACTTTGATTGCGATGATACTGCTATTCGGCCAATGGATCCCCGCTCTCGTTGTCGTCGCAGTGGCGAGCTTGCTCTGGCACGCTACAGGAAAATCAGCTGAAAGCATAGAGCGTACGGACCGCAGTCAGACCGGCAATCGAAGACTCCTCCGACATTATGCGGATTTGATGACCAAGAGGGAGGCTGCGAAAGAGCTGCGGCTATTCGGCTTGCAGCCGCTGCTTGCAAGTCGCTGGGTGCAGCTTCATCAGCAGCAATCGCGAGAAACGCTGCTGACTGCAAGCAAGTCTGAGGTTCGCAAGCTCGGGCCGAGTCTGCTCATGGCGTTGTTAAGCGGACTTCTCATTGCCTTGCTCGTGTTGATTCCACATGAACCCGAGCTTTCTGCGGGCGGCTTCTCGTTGTTGTTCATGGCCTTCACGATGCTGCAGTCGCAGCTGACGAGTCTGATCAGTCAAGGTGCGTCCATGCGTACCATGTACATGAGGTGGGAAGATTACAACGCCTATATGAAGCAGGTTGGTATTCATGACATTCGTGTAACCTCATCCGAATCGCCCGCGCAAGAGTCTTCATCGTTAGTTGCTGCCTCCGCAAGCGTGAACGAGCTCGACCTGCGGGTTCAACAGCTAAGCTTTGCTTACCCAGGCTCGGAGAAACTAGCCGTTAATGATGTTTCGTTCAACATCCCTAGTGGTTGCCGTGCGGCATTGGTGGGACACAATGGTTCCGGCAAGTCGACGTTAGTGAAGGTATTAACGGGATTGTATGCGCTGAGCGGAGGAGATGTTGTTTGGCAGCATTCGGATGGGAATCGCTCACCCAGAGCCGAACGCGATCATATGTCAGCCGTATTTCAGGATTTCACCAAGCTAGCCATTACGCTCCGAGAAAATGTTGCCATTAGTGAACTGTCAGAACTCAACAATGACAGTAAGCTCTCCTCGACGCTGCAAGCTGTCGGTTCCAACTTTACCGATTTAGATGAACAAATCGGTGCGGCTTTTGGCGGGATGGAGCCCTCTGGCGGGGAATGGCAGCGAATCGTAACCGCACGCGCGCTGCTTCGCAATGCGAAATTCGTCTTCTTCGACGAACCGACCGCAGCGCTGGACCCGGCGGCGGAGAAGCAGGCATTCGAACTGTTCCTCCAAGTCACGCAAGGTCGTTCAGCGCTAATGGTGACCCATCGTTTGGGGGCCGCGAGACTGGCGGATCTCATTCTGGTCATGAAAGACGGCGTGCTTGTCGAATCAGGCTCGCACGATGAATTGATGCAGCTGGAAGGCGAGTACTACCAAATGTTTGAGCTCCAAGCATCCTGGTATCGATAA